A window of the Alnus glutinosa chromosome 4, dhAlnGlut1.1, whole genome shotgun sequence genome harbors these coding sequences:
- the LOC133866457 gene encoding transcription factor MYB123-like: MGRRPCCSKEGLNRGAWTALEDKILAAYIKAHGEGKWRNLPKRAGLKRCGKSCRLRWLNYLRPDIKRGNISHDEEELIVRLHNLLGNRWSLIAGRLPGRTDNEIKNYWNTTLGKKAKAPQSSSPPAGQSSLSRSRNRKMTIEPQKKGEAPSHVIRTKAIRCTKVLIPVLPSTKEHHSLNSTAIDPLEPQALQSQDKDNLEVLHHGTEELHENCAPDSDFFSLSCHEYADGDYNFNNNMGMGPDQSPHFDETLFKDWTASYCLEDHANLDLESLAFLLDSQEWP; encoded by the exons atggggagGCGTCCATGCTGCTCCAAAGAAGGACTCAACCGGGGAGCATGGACTGCCTTGGAAGACAAAATACTTGCTGCTTACATTAAAGCCCATGGAGAAGGCAAATGGAGAAACCTCCCCAAGAGAGCgg GTCTGAAGAGATGTGGTAAGAGTTGTAGACTCAGATGGTTAAATTACTTGAGGCCAGATATTAAGAGAGGTAACATATCCCATGATGAAGAGGAACTCATTGTCCGACTCCATAATCTTCTTGGTAACAG ATGGTCTCTAATAGCTGGAAGGCTACCTGGGCGAACAGACAATGAAATCAAGAACTACTGGAACACCACCTTAGGAAAGAAAGCCAAGGCGCCCCAATCCTCTTCACCACCTGCCGGACAAAGTTCCCTGAGCAGATCTCGAAACAGAAAGATGACAATTGAGCCTCAGAAAAAAGGCGAGGCACCGTCCCACGTAATCCGAACCAAGGCCATTAGATGCACCAAAGTGCTGATCCCAGTACTGCCATCTACAAAGGAACATCATTCTCTCAACTCAACTGCCATAGACCCATTAGAGCCTCAAGCACTTCAAAGTCAAGATAAGGATAATTTAGAAGTACTTCACCATGGAACTGAAGAGCTTCACGAGAATTGTGCTCCAGACTCCGATTTCTTCAGTTTGAGCTGCCATGAATACGCAGATGGGGACTATAATTTCAACAACAACATGGGCATGGGTCCTGATCAGTCCCCACATTTCGACGAAACACTGTTCAAGGATTGGACCGCAAGTTACTGTCTTGAGGACCACGCTAATTTGGATCTAGAATCTTTGGCATTTTTGCTAGACTCTCAGGAGTGGCCATGA